The following coding sequences are from one bacterium SCSIO 12741 window:
- a CDS encoding LysM peptidoglycan-binding domain-containing protein, giving the protein MIRQIYILAFLATLLGAFSSDLNAQEYNDKQVQLIDGKTYYLHQVEKGNTLYSISKMYSIKIKDLLRENPQLEEGLKVGQVIRIPVKKVDTKVSGNNTPTVSGADLIHEVQQGETMYKLTRKYQVTEEELQAANPELKDGLKLGMKLKIPTPTQGRIDTTHIAPAVEDSLVHHLVMHGETLYSLAKEYNVNIDSITLVNNGLPDGLKVGSTIRIPLLKNPKKGKPLISEVEKDTSLILPESELKKRYQITMMLPYYLDTNDSLELKRKPYEDEVIFSRSEIALQFYGGFKLALDSMVRAGGQFDVMQFDTKFDPRSRSTEPVKEALMNAQLLNTDLFIGPLHRSNFMEVSKYAQEIKTPLVSPVPQKDEVLKDNPYAIKVHSSSAVQARFLREYAIQQKGKKNLILILNNYYKDRVIWEHFLGIPNGDTNQEVYSRVLDNFKIVRFDQLDTSQLMPLMDDSLENLIVVPVQSKSFVGRFLGDLNRYSSKYPISVLGMDRWSSFGYIDYRYLNNLKVHYPSNQYVDYSRIEVEKFVLDYRNTYDCEPNDWGFLGYDMGIYFLQQLMEQGTTFQANWPGEEYKGLSRNFRFEKYSTTGGYQNTGIRLIKMENYLLNEVE; this is encoded by the coding sequence TTGATTCGACAGATATACATACTGGCCTTTCTGGCTACTCTTTTGGGAGCATTTTCAAGTGATCTGAATGCCCAGGAATACAACGATAAACAGGTACAGCTGATTGACGGCAAGACCTATTACCTACATCAGGTGGAAAAGGGGAATACCCTGTATTCCATCTCTAAAATGTATTCCATCAAAATCAAGGACCTGCTTCGGGAAAACCCTCAATTAGAGGAAGGACTTAAAGTGGGCCAGGTCATTCGAATTCCGGTCAAGAAAGTGGATACCAAGGTTTCTGGTAACAATACGCCTACGGTATCGGGTGCCGACTTGATTCACGAGGTACAGCAAGGGGAGACCATGTATAAGCTTACCCGTAAGTATCAAGTTACCGAAGAAGAGTTACAAGCTGCCAATCCGGAATTGAAAGATGGCTTGAAACTGGGCATGAAGTTGAAAATTCCAACGCCCACTCAAGGAAGGATTGACACGACCCACATCGCTCCTGCCGTGGAAGATTCGCTGGTTCATCACTTGGTGATGCATGGTGAAACTTTGTACTCGTTGGCCAAGGAATACAACGTGAATATAGATTCCATTACCCTGGTCAATAATGGATTACCAGACGGATTAAAAGTGGGAAGTACCATTCGTATCCCTCTCTTGAAAAATCCGAAAAAAGGGAAGCCCTTGATCTCGGAAGTGGAAAAGGATACCTCACTCATTCTTCCTGAATCTGAACTTAAGAAGCGTTATCAGATCACCATGATGCTTCCATATTACCTGGATACCAACGATTCTTTGGAGTTGAAGCGTAAGCCTTATGAGGACGAGGTGATTTTTTCCCGTTCAGAAATAGCCTTACAGTTTTACGGAGGATTTAAGCTTGCCTTAGATAGTATGGTCAGAGCTGGTGGTCAATTTGATGTGATGCAGTTCGATACCAAATTCGATCCAAGATCCCGAAGTACCGAACCCGTTAAGGAGGCGTTGATGAATGCCCAATTGCTGAACACCGATCTTTTCATCGGTCCACTGCACCGGTCTAATTTCATGGAAGTGAGCAAATATGCTCAGGAGATTAAAACGCCTTTAGTTTCTCCCGTACCTCAGAAGGATGAGGTATTGAAGGATAATCCTTATGCCATTAAGGTACACAGTTCTTCGGCGGTTCAGGCTCGCTTTTTAAGGGAATATGCCATCCAGCAAAAAGGAAAAAAGAACTTAATCCTGATACTTAACAACTACTACAAAGACCGGGTAATTTGGGAACATTTTTTGGGTATTCCGAATGGCGATACGAATCAGGAAGTATATAGCCGTGTATTGGACAATTTTAAAATTGTTCGTTTCGATCAGTTAGACACTTCTCAATTAATGCCTTTAATGGATGATTCTTTGGAGAATCTAATTGTAGTTCCCGTTCAGAGTAAATCTTTTGTTGGTCGCTTTTTGGGAGACTTGAATCGCTATTCGAGTAAATACCCCATTTCCGTCTTAGGAATGGATCGCTGGTCGAGCTTTGGGTACATTGATTATCGTTACCTGAATAACCTCAAAGTACATTACCCATCCAATCAATACGTGGATTACAGCCGTATTGAGGTGGAGAAATTTGTTTTGGACTACCGCAATACCTATGATTGCGAACCCAATGATTGGGGCTTCCTGGGCTACGATATGGGAATCTATTTCCTTCAGCAGCTTATGGAGCAAGGCACCACTTTTCAGGCTAATTGGCCCGGAGAAGAATACAAAGGCTTGAGCCGCAATTTCCGCTTTGAAAAGTACAGCACCACAGGTGGTTATCAGAATACAGGAATCCGTTTAATCAAGATGGAAAATTACCTGCTAAACGAAGTCGAGTAA
- the hemF gene encoding oxygen-dependent coproporphyrinogen oxidase has protein sequence MPNKEEIAQWFQLLQDQICQGLEEEDGKAKFQEDLWERPGGGGGRTRVISHGNVLEKGGVNFSAVYGELPPNIQQALQVKQSQFYATGISIVIHPNHPLVPIIHMNTRYFEIEGETWWFGGGIDLTPHYIEREEAQFFHQGLKDCCDRFDASYYPKFKKWADDYFYIKHRKETRGIGGIFFDRLNEGLSKEELFQFVQEVGKTFLEVYRPLVAKNKDRAYSTIQQEWQRIRRGRYVEFNLVYDKGTKFGLDTDGRIESILMSLPEHAGWIYNHQTESGSPEAETLSLLKKGIDWA, from the coding sequence ATGCCCAATAAGGAAGAAATTGCCCAGTGGTTTCAGCTTCTTCAAGATCAGATTTGCCAAGGTTTGGAGGAAGAAGATGGTAAAGCCAAATTTCAAGAAGATTTGTGGGAACGACCTGGCGGCGGCGGCGGACGCACACGGGTAATTAGCCATGGAAATGTATTGGAAAAGGGTGGCGTTAACTTCTCTGCCGTTTATGGAGAGCTACCTCCCAATATTCAGCAGGCATTACAAGTCAAACAAAGTCAGTTTTACGCGACCGGTATTTCCATTGTGATTCACCCGAATCATCCTTTGGTACCTATCATTCACATGAATACCCGCTATTTTGAGATAGAAGGGGAGACCTGGTGGTTTGGAGGTGGAATTGATTTAACCCCACATTACATCGAACGAGAAGAAGCTCAGTTTTTTCATCAGGGTCTAAAGGATTGCTGTGATCGCTTTGATGCTTCCTATTACCCCAAATTCAAGAAGTGGGCTGATGACTACTTTTACATCAAGCATCGTAAGGAAACCCGAGGTATCGGAGGAATCTTTTTCGATCGCTTAAATGAAGGATTGAGCAAAGAAGAGCTCTTTCAATTTGTTCAGGAAGTAGGAAAGACCTTTTTGGAAGTTTATCGACCACTCGTAGCCAAGAACAAGGATAGAGCGTATAGCACCATTCAACAGGAATGGCAACGCATTCGACGAGGAAGGTATGTTGAATTCAATCTGGTTTACGATAAAGGAACCAAGTTTGGCTTAGACACCGATGGTCGTATCGAATCGATTTTGATGTCCCTTCCTGAGCACGCCGGCTGGATATACAATCACCAAACCGAGTCGGGTAGTCCTGAGGCCGAAACCCTATCTCTTTTGAAGAAAGGGATTGACTGGGCATAG
- a CDS encoding outer membrane lipoprotein carrier protein LolA, with protein sequence MKQIVATLMLVLFVVAVQAQKDDKQLTPQDPEAKAILDKLSTKTKGYSTITVDFEMRMVNEADGIDDSQKGTIAVKGDKYILNLAGQDVISNGTTVWAVLKEEKEVQISEAESDEEDEGIMNPKDIFTLYEKGFKYVKDDDQTHGDIAVHTIRLHPMKPGDKPYHTILLYIDKAKMQIESIEIKQKDGGVFYYKLTNFTPNKDIPDSEFEFLIPEGYEPIDLR encoded by the coding sequence ATGAAACAGATTGTAGCGACCTTGATGTTAGTGCTATTTGTGGTTGCCGTTCAGGCCCAAAAAGACGACAAACAATTGACTCCTCAAGATCCGGAAGCAAAAGCTATCCTGGACAAATTAAGCACCAAAACCAAAGGCTACTCAACCATTACAGTAGACTTTGAAATGCGGATGGTTAATGAGGCGGATGGAATTGATGATAGCCAAAAAGGAACCATTGCGGTTAAAGGAGATAAGTACATTCTCAACTTAGCCGGACAAGATGTTATTTCTAATGGAACCACCGTTTGGGCGGTTTTAAAGGAAGAAAAAGAGGTTCAGATCAGCGAAGCAGAAAGTGACGAGGAGGATGAAGGAATCATGAATCCGAAGGATATCTTCACCCTCTATGAAAAAGGATTTAAGTACGTAAAAGACGATGATCAAACCCATGGTGACATTGCCGTGCATACCATCCGCTTGCACCCAATGAAACCTGGCGACAAGCCTTATCACACCATTCTCTTGTACATCGACAAGGCTAAAATGCAAATCGAGTCTATCGAAATCAAACAAAAAGATGGCGGTGTATTTTACTACAAGTTGACAAACTTTACCCCCAATAAGGATATTCCGGATTCAGAATTTGAATTCCTGATTCCCGAAGGCTACGAGCCGATTGACCTTCGGTAG
- a CDS encoding DNA translocase FtsK, whose translation MSEKKKKKASSDKGAKKKISLKKLNPLTPLLKPLQNEKFQRISGLMLLLLSFYLLVAFTSYLFTWKQDQNLLYGSWTELLFNPELEIANWLGKFGAITSHLFINNWFGISSFLLVGITFLLGLKVLLNVSLLPLNRTIKNTLFVMVWFSAMLGFFFDSQNLFVGGTLGYYMNDWMASVLGSVGTVLFLFFVLISYLIVAFNFSLEGISSITRKILLFVLPGGKEKENEVSEQEEVEPATQFSNINTNKLGEDIEQNRMDLFYPDENKTQEAEPESAPEPEKVEEEPAIVINEIPDIPEMPEVPSVEETPAPPAEPKVEETPVEAGSEINLDSTTPVVEKPAKEESAEEEGLSMDVAVAEPKEEILSEKEVNKKLKDFGEYDPTLDLSKFKLPGLDLLVNHGDGEIEVNREELEANKNNIVSTLNNYKIEIEKIKATIGPTVTLYEIVPAPGVRISKIKNLEDDIALSLAALGIRIIAPIPGKGTIGIEVPNSKPGVVSMKAALASEKFQNTDMDLPLALGKTISNETFVTDLTKMPHLLMAGATGQGKSVGLNAILVSILYKKHPSQVKFVLVDPKKVELTLFNKIERHYLAKLPDEAEPIITDTTKVINTLNSLCIEMDTRYDLLKNAHCRNIKEYNKKFIQRKLNPENGHHYLPYIVLVVDEFADLIMTAGKEVETPIARLAQLARAIGIHLIIATQRPSVNIITGLIKANFPSRIAFRVTAKIDSRTILDAGGADQLIGRGDMLFSNGNDLTRVQCAFVDTPEVEDITDFIGSQQGYPDAFLLPEYEGESEDQSGSIEEMDRDALFEDAARVVVTHQQGSASLLQRRLKLGYNRAGRIIDQLEAAGIIGPFKGSKAREVLIPDEMALEQLLKSGDDDV comes from the coding sequence ATGTCCGAAAAGAAGAAAAAAAAGGCTTCATCTGACAAGGGAGCGAAAAAGAAGATCAGTCTTAAAAAGCTCAATCCCCTTACACCGCTACTAAAACCACTTCAAAACGAAAAGTTTCAGCGGATATCGGGCTTGATGTTGCTATTGCTCTCGTTCTACCTACTGGTAGCATTCACTTCCTATCTGTTTACCTGGAAGCAAGACCAAAACCTGCTTTATGGTTCTTGGACGGAATTGCTCTTCAATCCTGAACTGGAAATTGCCAACTGGTTAGGCAAGTTTGGAGCAATCACCTCCCACCTCTTTATCAATAATTGGTTTGGAATATCCTCGTTTCTGTTAGTCGGAATCACCTTCCTATTAGGGCTAAAAGTTTTGCTCAATGTGAGCTTACTTCCACTGAATCGAACCATTAAGAATACCCTTTTCGTCATGGTATGGTTCTCAGCTATGCTGGGATTCTTTTTTGATTCGCAGAATCTGTTTGTTGGCGGTACCCTGGGCTACTACATGAACGATTGGATGGCTTCCGTGTTGGGAAGTGTGGGAACGGTTCTCTTCCTATTCTTCGTTTTGATCTCCTACCTCATTGTAGCATTCAACTTTTCTTTGGAAGGTATTAGTTCGATTACTCGAAAAATTTTGCTGTTTGTTCTTCCTGGTGGAAAGGAAAAAGAAAACGAGGTTTCTGAACAAGAAGAAGTGGAACCTGCTACTCAGTTTAGCAACATCAACACCAACAAATTAGGTGAGGATATTGAACAAAACCGAATGGACCTCTTCTATCCGGATGAAAATAAGACCCAGGAGGCCGAACCCGAGTCTGCACCCGAACCCGAAAAAGTGGAAGAAGAACCGGCTATAGTAATCAATGAAATCCCGGACATCCCTGAAATGCCTGAGGTTCCATCGGTTGAAGAAACACCTGCACCGCCAGCTGAACCTAAAGTGGAAGAAACTCCAGTAGAAGCTGGTTCTGAAATCAATCTGGACTCCACCACTCCGGTCGTTGAAAAGCCGGCAAAGGAGGAGAGCGCTGAAGAAGAAGGACTATCCATGGATGTGGCTGTGGCCGAACCCAAGGAGGAAATCCTATCGGAAAAAGAGGTCAACAAAAAACTAAAAGACTTCGGCGAATACGATCCAACACTTGATCTATCGAAATTTAAATTACCAGGACTCGACCTTCTCGTTAACCACGGCGATGGTGAAATTGAGGTTAACCGGGAAGAATTGGAAGCCAACAAAAACAACATTGTTAGCACCCTGAACAACTACAAAATAGAGATCGAAAAAATCAAGGCGACCATCGGTCCAACGGTTACGCTCTATGAAATTGTTCCGGCTCCAGGTGTACGGATTTCCAAGATTAAAAACCTGGAGGATGACATCGCACTAAGTCTTGCTGCCTTAGGTATTCGAATCATCGCTCCTATTCCTGGAAAAGGTACCATCGGTATTGAGGTCCCCAACAGTAAGCCGGGTGTTGTTTCCATGAAAGCGGCTCTGGCCAGTGAGAAGTTCCAAAACACGGATATGGACCTGCCTCTTGCCCTAGGTAAAACGATATCCAACGAAACCTTCGTTACCGATTTGACCAAAATGCCTCACCTACTTATGGCAGGTGCTACAGGTCAGGGTAAGTCGGTTGGACTGAACGCCATTCTGGTTTCCATCCTGTATAAAAAACACCCTTCACAGGTTAAGTTCGTACTGGTGGATCCGAAAAAGGTGGAGCTGACACTGTTCAATAAAATTGAGCGCCACTACCTGGCCAAACTTCCAGATGAGGCAGAGCCCATTATCACAGATACCACGAAGGTGATCAATACTTTGAACTCCTTGTGTATTGAAATGGACACGCGTTATGATCTATTGAAAAACGCCCATTGCCGGAATATTAAGGAATACAACAAGAAATTTATTCAGCGAAAACTGAATCCCGAAAATGGTCACCACTACCTGCCTTATATCGTATTGGTGGTAGATGAGTTTGCCGACTTGATCATGACCGCTGGTAAGGAGGTTGAAACCCCTATTGCCCGTTTGGCTCAGCTCGCCCGGGCTATTGGTATTCACCTGATCATCGCTACTCAGCGACCTTCGGTAAACATTATTACCGGTTTGATCAAAGCTAACTTCCCTTCGCGAATTGCCTTCCGGGTAACCGCAAAAATTGACTCAAGAACCATTCTGGATGCCGGAGGTGCAGATCAGTTGATCGGACGAGGAGATATGCTCTTCTCCAATGGAAACGATTTGACTCGTGTGCAGTGTGCTTTCGTAGACACGCCAGAAGTAGAAGATATAACAGATTTCATCGGAAGCCAGCAAGGTTATCCGGATGCCTTCCTACTTCCTGAATACGAAGGAGAAAGTGAAGATCAATCCGGCAGTATCGAAGAAATGGATCGAGATGCCCTATTTGAAGATGCCGCTCGTGTGGTGGTTACTCATCAGCAAGGGTCCGCTTCCCTCCTTCAAAGAAGATTAAAATTGGGTTACAACCGAGCTGGTCGAATCATTGATCAGCTGGAGGCTGCAGGCATTATTGGTCCGTTTAAAGGATCGAAGGCTCGTGAGGTTTTGATACCCGATGAAATGGCTTTGGAACAATTATTGAAAAGTGGTGATGATGACGTTTAA
- a CDS encoding arginine--tRNA ligase yields MGLEAMLTEWVESSLKELFEVEVNPKMIQIQKTRREFDGDFTLVVFPFLKMSKKSPEQTGEMIGTLLCEKADFLSGFNVVKGFLNLEVADGWWVNWLNDLSEPQDRLPAPGSGETKMVEYSSPNTNKPLHLGHIRNILLGYSVSELLKANGHKVIKTQIINDKGIHICKSMLAWQKFGNGETPQSSGLKGDKLVGKYYVEFDKRYKQEVKERTSAAKEAHSQLAEIEDLGAWIKEQGKLSKEEGYSDEAKQLFAEARQLVERAEKEAPLMLETQEMLRKWEAKDPEVVELWKTMNGWVYDGFDQTYNRLKVDFDQLYYESDTYIFGKKKVLEGLEKGIFYQKEDGSIWCDLTQEGLDHKLLLRSDGTSVYMTQDIGTALMRIEDVPELSQLIYTVGNEQDYHFQVLFMILGKLGYEWAQNCYHLSYGMVDLPSGKMKSREGTVVDADDLMEEMYLKAKETTLELGKLDNLSEEGQEELFNQIGLAALKYFILKVDPKRRMMFNPEESVQINGNTGPFIQYGYARTQAIKRRAEQENLVPGTLSELDPSETALIRQLYFFEEVIREAGDQYSPAVVANYVYDLVKLYNVFYHACPFFNEENDAKKAFRINLSEKTGQTIGFCLNLLGIGAPERM; encoded by the coding sequence ATGGGATTAGAAGCGATGTTGACCGAATGGGTTGAAAGCAGTCTTAAAGAACTGTTTGAAGTAGAGGTGAATCCAAAGATGATTCAAATCCAGAAAACCCGTAGGGAGTTTGATGGTGACTTTACTTTGGTGGTTTTCCCATTCCTCAAAATGTCGAAGAAGTCTCCTGAACAAACGGGAGAAATGATCGGTACTCTTCTTTGTGAAAAAGCTGATTTCCTATCCGGTTTTAATGTAGTTAAGGGATTTTTGAATCTGGAAGTTGCTGATGGTTGGTGGGTAAATTGGCTCAACGACCTAAGCGAGCCACAAGATCGCTTGCCTGCTCCGGGATCGGGAGAAACAAAAATGGTGGAATACTCTTCACCCAACACCAATAAACCGCTTCACCTGGGGCACATCAGAAATATTTTGTTGGGATATTCTGTTAGTGAGTTGCTCAAGGCCAATGGGCACAAGGTGATCAAAACCCAGATCATCAACGACAAGGGGATTCACATTTGTAAGTCCATGTTGGCGTGGCAAAAATTTGGCAACGGTGAAACTCCTCAGAGCAGTGGCTTGAAGGGAGACAAATTGGTGGGTAAGTACTACGTTGAATTTGACAAGCGCTACAAGCAAGAAGTAAAGGAAAGAACAAGTGCCGCTAAGGAAGCCCACAGCCAGTTGGCCGAGATTGAAGATCTGGGAGCCTGGATCAAAGAGCAAGGCAAGTTGAGTAAGGAAGAAGGTTATTCAGACGAAGCCAAGCAACTGTTTGCGGAAGCTCGTCAATTGGTGGAGCGAGCTGAAAAAGAGGCTCCATTGATGCTCGAAACCCAGGAAATGTTGCGTAAATGGGAAGCCAAAGATCCAGAAGTAGTGGAGCTCTGGAAAACCATGAACGGATGGGTTTATGATGGTTTTGATCAAACCTACAACCGCTTAAAGGTCGACTTTGATCAACTCTACTACGAATCGGATACCTACATTTTCGGAAAGAAAAAAGTACTTGAAGGGCTGGAGAAGGGAATCTTCTACCAAAAAGAGGATGGCTCCATTTGGTGCGATTTAACCCAGGAAGGTTTAGATCACAAGTTGCTCCTTCGTTCAGACGGAACTTCGGTTTACATGACTCAAGATATTGGTACAGCTCTGATGCGTATTGAAGATGTACCTGAGTTGAGCCAGCTAATCTATACCGTAGGAAATGAGCAGGATTACCATTTTCAGGTATTGTTCATGATATTGGGTAAACTGGGTTACGAGTGGGCTCAAAACTGCTATCACCTGAGCTACGGGATGGTTGACCTTCCTAGTGGTAAGATGAAGTCTCGTGAAGGTACCGTGGTGGATGCCGATGATTTGATGGAAGAAATGTACCTCAAGGCCAAAGAAACGACTTTGGAATTGGGTAAACTGGATAACCTGAGTGAAGAAGGGCAAGAAGAGTTGTTCAATCAAATTGGACTGGCCGCTCTGAAGTATTTTATTCTAAAGGTGGATCCCAAAAGACGGATGATGTTCAATCCAGAGGAATCTGTTCAGATTAATGGAAATACCGGGCCCTTCATTCAATATGGGTATGCTCGAACTCAAGCGATCAAGCGGAGAGCCGAGCAGGAAAACTTGGTACCCGGAACTCTTTCAGAACTCGATCCAAGTGAAACAGCATTGATTCGTCAATTGTATTTCTTCGAAGAGGTGATTCGTGAAGCCGGTGATCAATATTCACCTGCAGTAGTGGCCAATTATGTATACGATTTGGTGAAGCTGTACAACGTTTTCTATCACGCTTGCCCATTCTTCAATGAAGAGAATGATGCCAAAAAGGCTTTCCGGATCAATCTGTCTGAAAAGACCGGACAAACCATCGGTTTCTGTTTGAATCTATTGGGTATTGGAGCACCTGAGCGAATGTAG
- a CDS encoding response regulator, giving the protein MNLNNSTTTHILVVDDEYISNLIVTKYLDDCGEQVSYTVKNDGKQALDYLLECSPEGLPDYVFLDLRMPVMDGFEFLRNYAERFENNLKTRIYILTSSINQRDMDEARTFDCLSGYIQKPMNPLMLKDIIFQKA; this is encoded by the coding sequence ATGAATTTGAATAACTCTACGACCACCCACATTCTCGTGGTTGATGATGAATATATCAGCAACCTGATTGTAACCAAGTACCTGGACGATTGCGGCGAGCAGGTCAGCTATACCGTTAAAAATGACGGTAAACAAGCGCTGGACTACCTGCTTGAATGTTCTCCGGAAGGGCTACCTGATTACGTCTTTTTGGATTTGAGAATGCCGGTTATGGACGGATTTGAATTTCTTCGAAACTACGCCGAACGCTTTGAGAACAATTTAAAAACGCGGATTTATATTCTCACTTCTTCCATCAATCAACGAGATATGGATGAAGCCCGCACCTTCGATTGCCTAAGTGGATACATCCAAAAGCCGATGAACCCCCTTATGCTTAAGGACATCATTTTTCAGAAGGCCTGA
- the ffh gene encoding signal recognition particle protein, with protein sequence MFESLSDRLEKSFKILKGQGQITEINVAETLKDVRRALLDADVNYKVAKEFTEEVKRKALGQDVLTAVSPGQLMVKITHEELSTLMGADQVDMDLSGNPAVILMSGLQGSGKTTHTGKLAEFLKKKKGKNPLLVACDIYRPAAIDQLHVVGEQVGAEVYSEPENKDAVSIARNGINYAKSNGFNVVIVDTAGRLAIDEQMMNEIEQVKNAINPQETLFVVDAMTGQDAVNTAREFNERLDFDGVILTKLDGDTRGGAALSIRRVVDKPIKFVGMGEKMDALDVFYPKRMADRILGMGDIVSLVERAQEQFDEQEARKLQKKIAKNQFNFNDFLKQIQQIKKMGNIKDLASMIPGMGKALKNVELEDDAFKHIEAIIYSMTPEERENPSIINGSRRKRIAQGSGREVQEVNRLIKQFMETRKVMKLMSNKSNMAKMMSGMRGMPGLGR encoded by the coding sequence ATGTTTGAGAGTTTATCGGATAGATTAGAGAAGTCGTTCAAGATACTCAAGGGTCAGGGACAGATTACTGAGATCAACGTTGCAGAAACGCTGAAAGATGTACGTAGAGCCCTGCTCGATGCTGATGTTAACTACAAGGTAGCCAAAGAGTTTACTGAAGAAGTAAAGAGAAAAGCCCTGGGTCAGGATGTACTCACTGCGGTATCTCCAGGACAGTTGATGGTGAAGATTACCCATGAAGAGTTGAGTACTCTTATGGGAGCCGATCAGGTGGATATGGACCTGTCTGGAAATCCAGCCGTTATTCTGATGTCGGGTCTGCAAGGTTCGGGTAAAACAACCCATACTGGTAAACTGGCCGAATTCCTGAAAAAGAAAAAAGGTAAAAATCCACTTTTGGTGGCTTGTGATATCTACCGTCCTGCGGCGATTGATCAGCTGCATGTAGTGGGTGAGCAAGTAGGAGCTGAAGTTTATAGCGAGCCCGAAAATAAAGACGCGGTATCCATCGCCCGAAACGGTATTAACTACGCTAAGTCCAACGGATTTAATGTAGTCATCGTGGATACTGCTGGTCGTTTGGCCATTGACGAGCAAATGATGAATGAGATTGAGCAGGTGAAGAATGCCATCAATCCTCAGGAAACTTTGTTTGTGGTAGATGCCATGACCGGTCAGGATGCGGTAAATACGGCTCGTGAATTTAACGAACGTCTCGATTTTGATGGGGTAATTCTAACGAAGCTCGATGGTGATACCCGAGGTGGTGCTGCCCTTTCGATTCGAAGAGTGGTTGATAAGCCCATCAAGTTTGTGGGTATGGGGGAAAAGATGGATGCGCTCGACGTATTCTACCCCAAACGTATGGCTGATCGAATCCTGGGAATGGGTGATATCGTTTCTCTTGTGGAACGTGCCCAAGAGCAGTTTGATGAGCAAGAAGCCAGAAAGCTTCAGAAAAAGATTGCCAAAAATCAATTCAACTTTAACGACTTCCTCAAACAGATTCAGCAAATCAAAAAGATGGGTAACATCAAGGACTTAGCCTCGATGATTCCTGGAATGGGTAAAGCGCTGAAGAATGTGGAGTTGGAAGACGATGCATTCAAGCACATTGAAGCAATCATCTATTCCATGACCCCGGAGGAAAGAGAAAATCCTTCCATCATCAATGGAAGTCGTCGTAAGCGTATTGCCCAAGGTTCCGGTCGTGAAGTTCAGGAAGTAAACCGCCTGATCAAGCAGTTTATGGAAACCCGCAAGGTAATGAAGTTGATGTCGAACAAAAGTAACATGGCCAAAATGATGTCTGGAATGCGTGGCATGCCAGGTCTGGGCCGATAA
- the folD gene encoding bifunctional methylenetetrahydrofolate dehydrogenase/methenyltetrahydrofolate cyclohydrolase FolD, with protein MILLNGKETSQSIKDEITQEVADRKAKGLKVPHLAAVLVGEDGASQTYVNSKVKSCEKIGFGSTLVKLPSETTEEELLKVIDDLNNDDDIDGFIVQLPLPAHIDEHKVTLAVAPEKDVDGFHPENVGRMSLGLPAYLPATPNGIMEMLKRYEVETEGKNCVVIGRSNIVGTPMAILMSRGTKPGNATVTLTHSRTKNLADITRGADIIIVALGKPHFLTADMVSEGAVVVDVGIHRIEDASKKSGFRLVGDVDFDAVSPKCSYISPVPGGVGPMTIASLLQNTLLAAKRRAGETA; from the coding sequence ATGATCTTACTCAACGGAAAAGAAACCTCTCAGTCCATTAAGGACGAAATCACACAGGAAGTCGCAGATCGAAAAGCGAAAGGATTAAAGGTACCTCATTTGGCTGCCGTTCTGGTTGGTGAAGATGGTGCGAGCCAAACCTATGTGAATTCAAAGGTGAAATCCTGTGAGAAGATCGGATTTGGTTCCACTTTGGTTAAGCTTCCATCGGAAACTACTGAAGAGGAACTATTGAAGGTAATTGACGACCTGAACAACGATGACGACATCGATGGATTCATCGTTCAGTTACCGTTACCTGCCCATATTGATGAGCACAAGGTAACCTTGGCCGTTGCTCCTGAAAAGGATGTGGATGGTTTCCACCCTGAGAATGTAGGTCGCATGTCACTGGGACTTCCGGCTTATTTGCCTGCCACGCCCAACGGGATCATGGAAATGCTTAAGCGTTACGAGGTAGAGACTGAAGGAAAGAATTGTGTGGTAATAGGACGTAGCAACATTGTAGGAACTCCGATGGCCATTTTGATGTCTCGTGGAACCAAGCCCGGAAATGCAACTGTTACTTTAACCCACAGCCGGACGAAGAATTTGGCAGACATTACTCGCGGAGCTGATATCATCATTGTTGCCCTTGGAAAACCCCACTTCCTTACCGCTGATATGGTGAGCGAAGGAGCCGTTGTGGTAGATGTGGGAATTCACCGCATTGAAGATGCTAGCAAGAAATCAGGATTCCGATTGGTAGGTGATGTTGATTTTGACGCAGTATCGCCTAAATGCTCCTACATCTCTCCAGTTCCTGGTGGAGTAGGACCGATGACTATTGCTTCGTTGCTTCAAAATACGTTGTTAGCGGCTAAGAGACGGGCTGGAGAAACGGCTTAG